From the Mycobacterium sp. DL592 genome, the window TGCCGAGGAGGTCATCGTGAGCCGTTTTACCGACAAGATGTTCCACAGCGCCATGACCAGCTCCAAAGGCATGGTCACCGGCGAGCCTGTCGAACCGGTTCGGCACACCTGGCGGGAGGTGCATGAGCGGGCCCGCCGTATCGCCGGCGGCCTGGCCGCCGCCGACATCGGCATCGGGGACGCCATCGGTGTCCTCGCCGGCGCGCCCGTCGAGATCGCTCCCACGGCTCAGGGCCTGTGGATGCGCGGCGCCAGCCTGACCATGCTGCACCAGCCCACCCCGCGTACCGACCTGGAGCAGTGGGCCAGGGACACCGCCAACGTCATCGACATGATCGAGGCCAAGGCCGTCATCGTGTCCGACCCGTTCCTGATCGCCATCCCGGTCCTCGAAGAGGCCGGTGTCAAGGTGCTCACGGTCGAGGACCTGCTGAGCGCCGAGCCGATCGACCCGGTGGAGACCTCCGAGGACGATGTCGCGCTGATGCAGCTGACGTCGGGATCGACCGGGTCGCCGAAGGCCGTCATCATCACCCACCGCAACATCCACTCCAACGCCGAGGCGATGTTCATCGGCGCCAAGTACGACATCGACACCGACGTGATGGTCAGCTGGCTGCCGTGCTTCCACGACATGGGCATGGTCGGCTTCCTGACCATCCCGATGTACTTCGGGGCCGAGTTGGTCAAGGTCACCCCGATGGACTTCCTGCGCGACACCCTGCTGTGGGCCAAGCTCATCGACAAGTACAAGGGCACCATGACCGCGGCGCCGAACTTCGCGTACGCGCTGTTCGCCAAGCGGTTGCGCCGTCAGGCCAAGCCGGGCGAGTACGACCTGTCCAGCCTGCGGTTCGCGCTGTCCGGCGCCGAGCCGGTGGAACCCGCCGACGTCGAGGACCTGCTCGACGCGGGCCGGCCGTTCGGGCTTCAGCCCGAGGCGATCCTGCCCGCGTACGGCATGGCCGAGACCACCCTGGCGGTGTCGTTCTCCGAGTGCGGCGCCGGTCTGGTGGTCGACGAGGTCGACGCCGACTTGCTGGCCGCCCTGCGCCGCGCCGTGCCCTCCACCAAGGGCAACACCCGCCGGCTGGCCACGCTCGGTCCGCTGCTAACCGACCTCGAGGCCCGCATTGTCGACGAGGACGGCAACGTGTTGCCGGCCCGCGGTGTCGGCATCATCGAACTGCGCGGCGAGTCCCTGACCCCGGGCTACATCACCATGGGTGGCTTCGTGCCCGCGCAGGACGAGCACGGCTGGTACGACACCGGTGACCTCGGCTACCTGACCGACAACGGCCACGTCGTGGTGTGCGGTCGCGTCAAGGACGTCATCATCATGGCCGGGCGCAACATCTACCCGACCGACATCGAGCGGGCCGCCGGCCGCGTCGATGGTGTGCG encodes:
- a CDS encoding fatty acyl-AMP ligase, whose product is MSRFTDKMFHSAMTSSKGMVTGEPVEPVRHTWREVHERARRIAGGLAAADIGIGDAIGVLAGAPVEIAPTAQGLWMRGASLTMLHQPTPRTDLEQWARDTANVIDMIEAKAVIVSDPFLIAIPVLEEAGVKVLTVEDLLSAEPIDPVETSEDDVALMQLTSGSTGSPKAVIITHRNIHSNAEAMFIGAKYDIDTDVMVSWLPCFHDMGMVGFLTIPMYFGAELVKVTPMDFLRDTLLWAKLIDKYKGTMTAAPNFAYALFAKRLRRQAKPGEYDLSSLRFALSGAEPVEPADVEDLLDAGRPFGLQPEAILPAYGMAETTLAVSFSECGAGLVVDEVDADLLAALRRAVPSTKGNTRRLATLGPLLTDLEARIVDEDGNVLPARGVGIIELRGESLTPGYITMGGFVPAQDEHGWYDTGDLGYLTDNGHVVVCGRVKDVIIMAGRNIYPTDIERAAGRVDGVRPGCAVAVRLDAGHSRETFAVAVESNAWQDPAEVRRIEHQVAHEVVAEVDVRPRNVVVLGPGTIPKTPSGKLRRANSVALVT